One genomic region from SAR92 clade bacterium H455 encodes:
- a CDS encoding type IV secretion system protein — MTDSTDRQPQPSEKKDSPQKESLLLNLAFNIAIPTLVLTKLSGADYLGIKLAIIVALSFPIIYGVRDFFVRGKINFFSALGVVSVALTGGISLMELDAIYIAIKEASIPALFGLATLISLKTSQPLIHTFLLNDSVLEIDKINASLLSRNRKPEFDQLLINASWILAGSFLLSAVLNYFLAVYLLTADPGTQAFNEQLGKMTALSFPVIAVPAMLVMIGDMFYLFRGITRITGLSLDEIIKQK, encoded by the coding sequence ATGACTGACAGCACTGACAGACAACCACAGCCCAGCGAAAAGAAAGACAGCCCACAAAAAGAGAGCCTGCTGCTCAATCTGGCGTTTAATATCGCCATACCCACTCTGGTGCTGACTAAACTCAGCGGCGCAGACTACCTGGGGATTAAGCTGGCAATTATTGTGGCCCTATCATTTCCGATTATTTACGGTGTCCGCGACTTTTTTGTCCGCGGCAAAATCAACTTCTTCTCGGCATTGGGGGTGGTCAGCGTTGCCTTGACCGGCGGCATTAGCCTGATGGAGTTAGATGCGATTTATATAGCGATTAAAGAGGCCAGTATTCCGGCCCTCTTTGGTCTGGCGACACTGATTTCACTGAAAACCTCGCAACCACTAATTCATACTTTTTTGCTCAACGATTCGGTGCTTGAGATCGATAAGATCAATGCCTCGCTGCTGAGCCGCAACCGTAAACCGGAATTTGATCAGCTGCTGATCAATGCGTCCTGGATTCTGGCTGGCTCATTTTTGCTCTCTGCGGTACTGAACTATTTCCTCGCGGTGTATTTATTGACAGCAGATCCCGGCACTCAGGCCTTTAATGAGCAGCTCGGCAAAATGACCGCGCTCAGCTTTCCGGTGATCGCAGTGCCCGCTATGTTGGTGATGATTGGCGATATGTTTTACCTCTTTAGAGGCATCACCCGTATTACCGGGCTGTCCCTAGACGAAATTATTAAACAGAAATAA
- a CDS encoding YciI family protein, producing MWYAIISEDIENSLAQRLAARPAHLQRLQELKDDGRLFVAGPHPAIDSMEPGEAGFTGSLVIAEFPSLTQAQQWADADPFVTAGVYQQVTVKPFKKVLP from the coding sequence ATGTGGTACGCAATAATCAGTGAAGATATTGAAAACAGCCTTGCACAGCGCTTAGCAGCCCGCCCGGCCCATTTGCAGCGACTGCAAGAATTAAAAGATGATGGTCGTCTATTTGTTGCCGGCCCCCATCCGGCAATAGATTCTATGGAGCCCGGTGAGGCCGGATTTACCGGCAGTTTGGTGATCGCTGAATTCCCATCGCTTACACAGGCTCAGCAGTGGGCCGATGCCGACCCCTTTGTCACAGCAGGTGTCTACCAGCAAGTAACAGTTAAACCGTTCAAAAAAGTACTGCCTTAG
- a CDS encoding TIGR04211 family SH3 domain-containing protein, whose product MKYLFLAVPILALSISHSLFAQEAANLDAVDTATPEKIEEKTQEKVYLQNKSVWVSDEFLVPMRSSPCDRCTIVHRGIKSGTKLQLLEMVDGWGHLVTSSGTEGWMEEQYLVDQPIARIRVEAQQKELAALQQRNSELVKILGELNEASKAVRGELDNSQANQKNLANELAEIREISSDSIALSQQNQQLVKNNHMLQRENDSLKANVDDLQKDQRNESFLYGGLTVFLGAILVILIPKLRGRKRFSEWQ is encoded by the coding sequence ATGAAATATCTCTTTTTGGCAGTACCGATTTTAGCCCTATCCATCAGCCATTCTCTGTTTGCTCAGGAGGCTGCAAATCTCGACGCCGTGGATACAGCAACCCCAGAAAAAATTGAAGAAAAAACTCAAGAGAAAGTTTATCTGCAGAATAAATCGGTCTGGGTTAGCGATGAATTTCTTGTGCCAATGCGCTCTTCTCCCTGCGATCGCTGCACCATTGTTCATCGCGGTATTAAGTCCGGCACCAAACTCCAGCTTCTAGAAATGGTTGATGGCTGGGGACATCTGGTCACCAGTAGCGGTACCGAAGGCTGGATGGAAGAGCAGTATCTGGTGGATCAGCCGATTGCTCGCATTAGAGTAGAAGCCCAGCAGAAAGAGCTGGCGGCCCTGCAGCAGCGCAATAGCGAGCTGGTAAAAATACTTGGCGAACTGAATGAGGCATCAAAAGCGGTGCGTGGTGAACTCGACAATAGCCAAGCTAACCAAAAGAATTTGGCCAATGAGCTAGCTGAGATCCGCGAGATCTCCTCGGACTCCATCGCCCTCAGTCAACAGAACCAGCAACTGGTGAAAAATAACCATATGCTGCAGCGAGAGAATGATTCGCTAAAGGCGAATGTCGATGATCTGCAAAAAGACCAGCGCAATGAGTCATTTCTCTATGGCGGCTTAACCGTATTTCTCGGAGCTATCCTAGTGATCCTGATTCCGAAACTGCGCGGTCGCAAACGTTTTTCTGAATGGCAGTAG
- a CDS encoding peptidylprolyl isomerase — MQNVDQKLFSRLLLVSLVLLCQAFSTSAYAENPQIKLQTDMGDILIELYPEQAPVSVDNFVKHANSFHYDGLIFHRVIKGFMIQSGGHTFDLTPRESERAPIINESFNGLSNSRGTIAMARTNDPDSAKAQFFINHGNNKSLNARGSKAGYAVFGSVIKGMDVVDAIAETKVATMGMYQNVPVTAIRILSARLLNPDTWKPLAEPKTLPAFEKPIPIR, encoded by the coding sequence ATGCAAAACGTCGATCAAAAATTATTCAGCCGTTTACTGCTGGTTTCTCTGGTGCTGCTATGCCAGGCTTTCTCCACAAGTGCTTACGCCGAAAACCCACAGATTAAACTGCAAACTGATATGGGGGATATCCTCATTGAACTCTATCCAGAGCAGGCTCCAGTCTCAGTGGATAACTTTGTTAAGCACGCTAATAGCTTCCACTACGACGGTCTAATTTTTCATCGGGTGATCAAGGGCTTTATGATTCAGAGCGGCGGTCATACCTTTGATCTAACACCCCGTGAATCAGAGCGCGCACCAATTATCAATGAATCATTCAATGGATTAAGCAATAGTCGCGGCACCATCGCCATGGCGCGCACCAATGATCCCGATAGTGCCAAAGCACAGTTTTTTATCAATCATGGCAACAATAAATCCCTCAATGCCCGCGGCTCAAAGGCTGGCTATGCAGTGTTTGGCTCCGTGATTAAAGGCATGGATGTGGTCGATGCTATAGCTGAGACTAAGGTGGCGACTATGGGCATGTATCAAAATGTGCCTGTCACTGCTATTCGCATTCTCAGTGCCCGCTTGCTCAACCCGGATACTTGGAAGCCTCTTGCAGAACCGAAGACCTTGCCGGCCTTTGAAAAGCCAATCCCTATTCGCTAG
- a CDS encoding pyridoxine 5'-phosphate synthase, with translation MTDLSINLNKIALIRNSREGNYPDVVEFAKVCIDQGADGITVHPRPDQRHIRPDDVRRLAALVKPLVNVEFNVEGNPFAPAVGDYPGFIELVAETMPDQCTLVPDSDDQLTSDHGFDLTCSGEQLRPIIERLHSLGMRVSLFMDPDLAQIELAKEIGADRIELYTGPYAAAWGSDQLEELFQQHVAAAALSTRLGMGVNAGHDLNLHNLAKFASIPNLLEVSIGHAFTVDSLTLGMEKTVHSYKALLG, from the coding sequence ATGACAGATCTCAGCATTAACCTCAATAAAATCGCCCTTATCCGCAATTCTCGAGAGGGCAACTATCCGGATGTGGTGGAGTTTGCCAAGGTCTGTATAGACCAGGGTGCCGACGGCATTACCGTGCACCCGCGCCCGGACCAGCGCCATATTCGTCCCGATGATGTGCGCCGTCTAGCAGCACTGGTAAAACCTCTAGTCAATGTGGAGTTCAATGTTGAAGGCAATCCTTTTGCCCCAGCAGTTGGCGACTATCCCGGGTTTATTGAATTGGTAGCTGAGACCATGCCGGATCAGTGCACATTGGTTCCCGATAGCGATGATCAGCTAACCTCGGACCACGGCTTTGACCTGACCTGTTCAGGTGAGCAGCTGCGACCTATTATTGAGCGGTTACATAGCTTGGGCATGCGCGTCAGCCTATTTATGGATCCAGATCTGGCACAGATTGAACTGGCCAAAGAGATTGGCGCAGACCGCATTGAACTCTACACCGGCCCCTATGCGGCCGCCTGGGGCAGCGATCAGCTAGAAGAATTATTCCAGCAACATGTTGCCGCCGCAGCGCTATCCACTCGCTTGGGCATGGGCGTTAATGCCGGCCACGATCTCAATCTGCACAATCTGGCTAAGTTTGCAAGCATCCCCAACCTCCTGGAAGTCTCCATTGGCCACGCCTTTACTGTTGACTCTCTGACTCTGGGTATGGAAAAAACCGTGCACAGCTACAAAGCGCTGCTCGGGTAA
- a CDS encoding DUF2520 domain-containing protein: MNTPALTSTHLTITCVGAGRLGTTLCRLLLEQQSTISISIGQVLNNSLESSLRAVEFIGDGAAAKDSQQLKPADLWLISTPDDAIQEVSEALAKSGVLAPGNIVFHCSGSLSSKILRLPDDQCYRASVHPTHSFANPTKSVSTFPGSSCAVEGDEQAVKLLNLLFAAIGGMCFPLKSDKKGLYHAATVMACNNLVALLAMSKQMLTEAGIDAAQQELILNPLVRQTVDNYLNNSDPADSLTGPISRGDETTVATHLNALSSNPQWRGAYTVLGEVAVGLAQQQGFASSDDLKKISDLLASATDQ; the protein is encoded by the coding sequence ATGAATACCCCTGCCCTGACGAGCACCCACCTGACAATCACCTGCGTGGGTGCTGGACGTCTAGGCACTACTCTCTGTCGTCTATTGCTAGAACAGCAATCGACTATCAGTATTTCCATTGGTCAAGTACTCAATAACAGCCTCGAGTCGAGCCTCAGGGCCGTGGAATTTATCGGCGATGGTGCTGCAGCAAAAGATTCTCAGCAGCTTAAACCCGCTGATCTATGGCTTATCAGTACGCCAGATGACGCCATCCAAGAAGTCTCTGAAGCCTTAGCCAAATCTGGTGTTTTAGCGCCGGGTAATATTGTCTTTCACTGCAGCGGATCTCTCAGTTCAAAGATCCTTCGCCTGCCCGACGATCAGTGCTACCGCGCTTCTGTGCACCCCACACATAGCTTTGCTAACCCGACAAAATCTGTCTCTACATTTCCTGGCAGTAGCTGCGCAGTAGAAGGGGATGAGCAGGCAGTTAAGCTATTGAACCTCTTGTTCGCTGCCATAGGCGGGATGTGCTTCCCCCTAAAAAGTGATAAAAAAGGCCTCTATCATGCTGCCACTGTGATGGCCTGCAATAATCTAGTGGCGCTGCTGGCTATGAGCAAGCAAATGTTAACTGAAGCGGGTATAGATGCTGCCCAGCAGGAGCTGATTCTCAATCCGCTGGTTCGCCAGACCGTTGATAACTATTTGAATAATTCAGATCCCGCAGACAGCTTAACCGGGCCAATTTCCCGAGGCGACGAGACTACTGTGGCAACCCATCTCAACGCTCTCTCATCAAACCCTCAGTGGCGTGGCGCTTACACTGTACTGGGTGAAGTTGCGGTAGGCCTTGCTCAACAGCAGGGCTTTGCCAGTAGCGATGATTTGAAAAAAATATCCGATTTGCTGGCCAGTGCTACAGACCAATAA
- a CDS encoding RNA methyltransferase has product MNQTDSPEYLARKSAYDRLITVYGRKPVYEILADRSLQVFRLHLADSNRGGGIVDQIKTLAAQRNIEICYHSREQLARISRNSKQDQGVACDIHSAGYQPYKQALEQLPTANQRPLIAVDGITNPQNLGMIIRSITASPAYGLLLPSKGCADISALVIKASAGTVFKGNILRCESLAKALPAFIEKGFEVCTLSSHQATPLAEFKPQAPIIYVLGNETEGVSKEIAALSKHRVGIPMANGVESLNVAITAALIAFSGL; this is encoded by the coding sequence ATGAATCAAACCGACAGTCCCGAATATCTGGCACGCAAATCCGCCTACGATCGCCTTATTACCGTCTATGGGCGCAAGCCGGTCTATGAGATTTTAGCCGATCGCTCTCTGCAAGTTTTCCGCCTCCATCTGGCCGACTCCAACCGTGGCGGTGGCATTGTCGATCAGATTAAAACCTTGGCTGCCCAGCGCAATATTGAAATCTGCTATCACAGCCGTGAGCAGCTAGCGCGTATCTCGCGCAACAGCAAACAGGATCAGGGGGTTGCCTGTGATATTCACAGTGCCGGTTATCAGCCCTATAAACAGGCTCTGGAACAGCTGCCGACAGCCAATCAGCGACCACTGATTGCCGTAGATGGCATTACCAATCCACAGAATCTGGGGATGATTATTCGCAGCATTACCGCCAGCCCAGCCTATGGCCTGTTGCTCCCCAGTAAAGGCTGTGCCGATATATCCGCCCTGGTGATCAAGGCCAGTGCAGGTACAGTGTTTAAAGGCAATATTTTGCGCTGTGAGTCCTTGGCCAAGGCGCTACCAGCCTTTATCGAAAAGGGCTTTGAAGTCTGCACCCTGTCATCCCATCAGGCGACACCCTTAGCTGAGTTCAAGCCACAGGCACCGATTATCTATGTCTTGGGCAATGAGACTGAGGGGGTCAGTAAAGAGATTGCGGCGCTGAGCAAACACCGCGTGGGAATCCCCATGGCCAACGGTGTTGAGTCGCTGAATGTGGCGATTACAGCAGCATTAATTGCTTTTAGTGGTCTGTAG
- a CDS encoding MFS transporter, whose amino-acid sequence MSTPASSTQTFSFRHYLATIGSSNLAMGLHAVLYPWLVVGVLEESPSRLGLAQLAVLLPNLLFILPGGVISDRRHRGTWLSHLYMLYTLPIALLLGAIIYDQLTFTVLILFGMVFGTVSAFVQPARESLLGYASQTLMHQAVAKVVMIQFIAQGIGFAIAGQLEGLGLVVMLVLQLLMFLLSSVLIRRSHPEMAVDETIVSVEAKDKPTPRKNLKELRAGFALFTSDKTLLHLLLLVSATGFLAFGVYLVGMPLLAREGYQGGAGLFALMQVSFTLGIVAANFSVSRQKHSFKRPGRLMIISFLGRGSLVFFIALLPKFWLLFPIIFAWGAFSGLSMTLGRTILHNQVPHSHRSRAASVYQLCLFGGAPLGAWVCGYAIEHTGLALTFAVIAILTLLVSVLAAAFSPLWSLKAKDPTTDH is encoded by the coding sequence TTGTCCACTCCAGCCTCTTCAACTCAAACATTCTCTTTCCGTCACTACCTCGCGACCATTGGCAGTAGTAATCTGGCCATGGGCCTCCATGCCGTACTCTACCCCTGGCTGGTTGTCGGTGTGCTGGAGGAATCACCCAGTCGATTAGGACTGGCTCAGCTTGCGGTATTGTTGCCCAACTTACTGTTTATTTTGCCCGGCGGAGTGATCTCTGATCGCCGTCATCGTGGTACCTGGCTGTCACACCTCTATATGCTCTACACACTGCCCATTGCACTGCTGCTGGGCGCGATTATTTATGATCAGCTGACTTTCACTGTGTTGATTCTCTTTGGTATGGTCTTCGGCACGGTTTCGGCCTTTGTTCAGCCAGCCCGGGAAAGCCTGCTGGGTTATGCGTCTCAGACGCTGATGCACCAAGCCGTAGCCAAAGTGGTGATGATCCAGTTTATTGCCCAGGGAATTGGCTTTGCCATCGCCGGTCAATTGGAGGGTTTGGGGCTGGTTGTAATGTTAGTACTGCAGCTGCTGATGTTTTTACTCAGCTCGGTGCTGATTAGACGCAGTCATCCAGAGATGGCTGTGGATGAAACCATAGTTTCTGTAGAGGCTAAAGATAAACCTACCCCGCGCAAAAACCTCAAGGAGTTGCGCGCTGGTTTTGCACTGTTTACCAGTGACAAGACCCTGTTACATCTGTTGCTACTGGTCTCAGCCACTGGCTTTCTCGCCTTTGGTGTCTATTTGGTGGGTATGCCACTCTTGGCGAGAGAGGGCTATCAGGGTGGGGCAGGGCTATTCGCATTGATGCAGGTAAGTTTTACTCTAGGTATTGTCGCAGCTAATTTTTCCGTCAGTCGGCAGAAACACAGCTTTAAGCGTCCCGGTAGATTAATGATTATTAGCTTTCTCGGTCGCGGATCACTAGTGTTTTTTATCGCGCTGCTGCCGAAATTTTGGCTGCTCTTTCCGATCATTTTTGCCTGGGGAGCGTTCTCCGGGCTGTCTATGACATTGGGCCGAACCATTCTGCACAATCAGGTTCCCCACTCCCATCGCTCGCGCGCCGCCTCTGTGTATCAACTCTGCCTGTTTGGCGGAGCGCCACTGGGCGCTTGGGTCTGCGGTTATGCCATCGAGCATACGGGACTGGCACTGACCTTTGCGGTTATCGCCATTCTAACATTGTTGGTCTCAGTGCTGGCTGCGGCGTTTTCGCCGCTCTGGTCACTTAAAGCAAAAGACCCAACTACAGACCACTAA
- the ligA gene encoding NAD-dependent DNA ligase LigA, producing MAQILEQVRAEYEQLKDELNKHNHSYYVLDQPTIPDSEYDRSMRRLQGIEQQHPELVSDDSPSQRVGGAPLASFSQVSHAVPMLSLDNAFNKQELEAFDRRISERLNYKDDQQIDYVCEPKLDGVAVSLLYKEGLLVRGATRGDGKVGEDITANVRTIKSIPLKLSGVGIPELLEVRGEIYLPRGGFDKINAVAIAKGDKPFVNPRNAAAGSLRQLDSKITASRPLEMCAYSVGQFLGGETPDSHLNMLKALGGWGFKINTYVEAVQGIAACEAYYERMQERRDQLPYDIDGIVYKVNDLALQQRLGFVAKAPRWAIARKFPAQEEMTQLLDVEFQVGRTGALTPVARLAPVFVGGVTVSNATLHNGDEIARLGLCIGDTVIIRRAGDVIPKVAAVVLDRRPADAKPIVFPANCPVCQSSVRRVEGEAVARCSGGLFCGAQSKEAIKHFASRKAMDIDGLGDKLVELLVDRGLIYSPADLYELTADKIADLERMGEKSAQNLIDSIAVSRHTTLGKFLFALGIREVGEATGETLARHFGSLERIIEADQDALLEVDAIGPVVAYYIRDFFRNPDNLSIINALRESGVSWDDIDISAQDSQPLKGQTWVLTGGMEIMSRAEAKDRLQKLGAKVAGSVSAKTTRVVAGPGAGSKLTKAQSLDIPVFDEKQFLAFLDGHK from the coding sequence ATGGCACAAATTCTCGAGCAGGTTCGCGCAGAGTATGAACAGCTCAAGGATGAGTTAAACAAGCATAACCACAGCTACTATGTGCTTGATCAACCGACGATCCCCGACAGTGAATACGATCGCAGCATGCGACGGCTTCAGGGCATCGAGCAGCAGCATCCCGAATTAGTCAGTGATGACTCCCCTAGCCAGCGGGTTGGTGGCGCGCCACTGGCATCTTTCTCACAGGTCAGTCACGCTGTGCCTATGCTCTCGTTGGATAACGCTTTCAATAAACAAGAGCTGGAAGCCTTTGATCGACGAATTAGCGAGCGCCTCAACTATAAAGATGATCAGCAGATCGATTATGTCTGCGAGCCCAAGCTCGATGGCGTTGCCGTTAGTTTACTTTATAAAGAGGGACTTTTAGTCCGAGGCGCTACTCGCGGCGACGGCAAGGTGGGCGAAGATATCACTGCTAATGTGCGCACCATTAAAAGTATTCCGCTAAAATTAAGCGGTGTCGGTATTCCCGAACTTCTCGAAGTGCGCGGTGAAATCTATCTGCCCCGCGGTGGTTTTGACAAGATCAATGCGGTGGCCATCGCCAAGGGTGACAAGCCCTTTGTCAATCCACGCAATGCCGCTGCTGGCAGCCTGCGGCAGTTGGATTCAAAAATTACCGCTAGCCGACCTCTGGAGATGTGTGCCTACAGTGTTGGCCAATTTCTGGGTGGTGAAACCCCAGATAGCCATTTGAATATGCTTAAAGCTCTCGGCGGCTGGGGGTTTAAAATTAATACCTACGTGGAAGCTGTTCAGGGTATCGCTGCCTGCGAAGCCTATTATGAGCGCATGCAAGAGCGCCGGGATCAGCTGCCTTACGATATAGATGGCATTGTCTACAAGGTCAATGACCTAGCCCTGCAACAGCGACTGGGCTTTGTTGCCAAAGCGCCGCGCTGGGCTATTGCGCGCAAGTTTCCCGCTCAAGAAGAGATGACCCAGCTGTTGGATGTGGAGTTTCAAGTGGGCCGCACTGGCGCACTGACACCGGTTGCTCGTCTGGCTCCTGTGTTTGTCGGCGGTGTCACGGTGAGCAATGCAACACTGCACAATGGTGATGAAATTGCCCGGCTTGGCCTCTGTATTGGCGACACGGTGATTATTCGTCGCGCGGGCGATGTAATCCCCAAGGTTGCAGCTGTGGTCTTAGATCGACGTCCAGCGGACGCGAAACCAATTGTGTTTCCCGCGAACTGTCCAGTCTGTCAGTCATCGGTTAGGCGCGTCGAAGGTGAGGCGGTGGCACGCTGTTCTGGCGGCCTATTTTGCGGTGCTCAGAGCAAGGAGGCGATTAAGCATTTTGCCTCGCGCAAAGCTATGGATATAGACGGCCTCGGCGATAAGTTGGTTGAACTGCTCGTGGACCGCGGACTGATTTATTCCCCGGCGGATCTCTATGAACTGACTGCCGACAAGATAGCCGATCTCGAGCGCATGGGTGAAAAGTCAGCCCAGAATTTAATTGATTCAATTGCAGTCAGCCGACACACCACCTTAGGTAAATTTCTCTTTGCCCTGGGTATTCGTGAGGTGGGAGAGGCCACTGGCGAAACCCTGGCGCGTCACTTCGGTTCCCTTGAAAGGATTATTGAAGCGGATCAGGATGCACTGCTAGAAGTCGACGCTATCGGGCCTGTAGTGGCTTATTATATTCGCGACTTTTTCCGCAATCCGGATAACTTGTCTATTATCAATGCATTGCGTGAATCCGGTGTCAGCTGGGACGATATAGATATCAGTGCGCAGGATTCTCAGCCTCTAAAAGGTCAGACCTGGGTGTTGACCGGCGGTATGGAAATTATGAGTCGCGCCGAGGCCAAAGATCGACTGCAGAAGCTCGGAGCTAAGGTGGCCGGCAGTGTTTCGGCGAAAACCACCCGGGTAGTAGCTGGTCCAGGAGCAGGTTCTAAGCTGACCAAGGCCCAGTCACTGGATATTCCAGTATTTGATGAAAAGCAGTTCTTGGCTTTTTTAGACGGTCATAAATAG
- the zipA gene encoding cell division protein ZipA: MDVIGPREVLIAVGLLVLLAVILDGARRIKQHRYESLHMSSRKLQKNSRTDDFEDPLNDSQFPSGGSRLVGIRDEEDIQQVEENLRRALENGPDFRHKQPKQEQFQLNEEPVASARVSPRAAKLAKPASAKTTSGQQQILIMHLMAPKGEVLSGQQLQEAALNVGLRYGELKIFQRHLHEDGSGEVLFSMANLVNPGTFDLKTIDQMTTPGVTLFMALDDIDDPVSAFDIMVESVDSMASVMNLSVLDETRSSMTRQTIDHYRQRARDVSFRRSQGQ; this comes from the coding sequence ATGGATGTTATTGGCCCAAGAGAAGTTTTAATCGCCGTAGGTCTGCTGGTTTTGCTGGCTGTCATCTTGGACGGCGCGCGTCGGATAAAACAACATCGCTACGAGAGCCTGCATATGTCGTCGCGGAAGTTACAGAAAAATTCTCGCACTGATGATTTTGAAGATCCCTTAAATGACAGCCAGTTCCCCTCCGGTGGTTCACGCCTAGTGGGCATCAGAGACGAAGAAGATATCCAGCAGGTGGAAGAAAATTTACGCCGCGCTCTTGAGAACGGGCCGGACTTTCGCCATAAGCAGCCCAAGCAAGAACAGTTTCAACTCAATGAAGAGCCTGTTGCCAGTGCAAGAGTTTCCCCTAGGGCTGCGAAACTAGCCAAGCCCGCATCAGCCAAAACCACCTCGGGGCAGCAGCAGATATTGATTATGCATCTTATGGCACCCAAGGGTGAGGTGCTCAGTGGCCAGCAATTGCAAGAAGCCGCATTAAATGTTGGCCTTCGCTATGGCGAATTAAAAATATTCCAGCGCCATCTCCACGAAGACGGCTCTGGTGAAGTGCTATTTAGCATGGCCAATCTGGTCAACCCTGGCACCTTCGATCTGAAAACCATCGATCAGATGACCACTCCCGGTGTCACTCTGTTTATGGCTCTGGATGATATAGACGACCCAGTGTCCGCCTTCGACATTATGGTCGAGTCGGTGGATAGTATGGCCTCGGTTATGAACCTCAGCGTGCTCGATGAAACGCGCAGTTCCATGACTCGCCAGACCATCGATCATTATCGGCAGCGGGCCCGCGACGTTTCTTTTCGCCGCAGTCAGGGTCAGTGA